ATACGCCGGGGATTTCGCCGCATATCTTTTCCGCCGCCGTTATCCCGTTCATGCCGGGCATCGTCACGTCCATAAGCACTATGTCGGGGCGCAGTTCGGCGACCGCCTTCACAGCCTCCGCGCCGTCCGCCGCCGAGCCGGCAACCTCGAGGTCGGGCTCTTTCAGCAGCAGGCTCTTGAGCCCTTCTCGGAAAAGTTCGTGGTCGTCCGCGAGAAATATCCTTATCATTCGCCGCGTTCCTCCTCTTTCGCGCCTGATTCAAGTTTCAGGGGCGCGAGCATCGAGACGGTCGTGCCGGATTCGTTCGAGATTATGCGCAGGTCTCCGCCGATGTGCAGCAGCCGCTCCCTTATGCTGAAAAGTCCGAGGCCGGATTTCTTTCCGCGCTTGGCCGCGATAGAGGGCCTTATTCCGACGCCGTCGTCCTCTATGACGACCTGTATTTTGTTCGGGCCGCGGTTGACGCTTATGTGTACGGACGTCGCCTTCGCGTGTTTTATGACGTTCATCAGCACTTCGCGCGAAAGGCGGTAGAGTATGACGCACACCGCGTCGTCGGCGGAATAGTCTTTGATGCTGCCGCGCGTCGTGACGTACCATTTTATTCCGTGCGGCACCAGGAGCTTGTCGGCCAGAGCCTCGAGCGCGGGCGTTATGCCTACCTCGAGCAGTATCGGCGGGCTCAGCTCGAATATCAGCGCGCGGCTCTGCGTTATCATCTCTTCCGTCGATTTTATCGAATTGTCGATTATCCTTCCCGCTTCGCCGTTGCCCGTGTATATCTCCTTGAGCTTGCGCAGGTCGAGCAGAAGCGAGAGCAGCGAATGGCCTATGCTGTCGTGGAGGTCGGTCGCTATCTCGCGCCGCGTCGTCTCCTCGCTTATCGTGAGCTGTATCGCTAGCGCGCGCAGCTTGGCCTGATACTCGAGCAGCATCTTCTGCTTTTGTTTCAGCTCTTCCTCGGACTTTTTTAGCTCAGTCCTGTCGAGGAATATCGTCACGGCGCGGTTCTCAGAAATCGGGAAAGCAATCGCCTCGAGGTACTTGTCCGTGTAGACGCTCTCGCTCTCGCAGTGTATGGCGCGGTTCTCCCTGACGCAGCGGACGATTATGTCAGACCAGCAGTCTTCGACGTTCGGCCACACCTCCATGAAGGTTTTACCGACGACGTCTTTCCTTCTGACGTTGTGGACTTTCTCGTAGGCGCCGTTGACGTCCAGATAGCGCACGGCTTCCGCGCCGCGCTCGTCGATGCCCGGCTCTATCTTGTAGAGCGCCATCGGATTGAATTCCTGCTCGTAAAAAAACTTTTTGAAAAAATTCCTGTTTTCGGCGGAACCGCCGAGCTTTACCGCGTCGCCGCCGTCATGATTCGCTTTCATTTACGGAAAACGCCCTCCGGGATCTACTTTCCCCACGGGCAGGCCGCGAGGCAGAGTCCGCACGTGCCGCCAAGCCCGTACACTTTATCCATGTCGTCCCAGAAGTCGAAGCACTTTTTTACGTCGAAGCGCTCGGAAAGCGGTTCCGAGGCGTCGAACGTCCTGCCGCGCAGCGCGTGGACGGGACAGGCCTTCGCGCACTCCGTGCAGCCGCCGCACCTGTTCTCGACCGGCGCATCCGGCTCGAACGGCGCGTCGGTGAGCACCGTCCCGAGACGCAGCCTCGGCCCGACCTGCCCGTTCACGATGCTGCAGCTCTTGCCTATCCAGCCGAGCCCGGCGCGCACGGCGGCCGTCCTGTGTCCGAACGCGCCGATTATATCGAGAGAGACTTTAGCAAACGAGGACGCGCCGCCGGCCTCCGCCACCCTCCAATGCAGGCGCGACATATCGCCAGCCGGACGGTAATCACTGGCCGCCACCGGATACGCCTTGTATCCGGCCTTTTGCAGCCTGACGGCGGCCGCGGCGCTTATATGGTCTATCTCGCGGTTAAGGGCCGTGTAGACCGTCATGTAGTTGCGTGTAGGGCCGGCAAGCTGTTCGTTAACGACCTCTTTGGGGAAAAATATCGCGAACGACACGGCGCGCGGAAATGAGGCGTAATATTCGCCGTAGGTCTCTCTGACGAATTCAGCCGCGTCCGTCATATCCGCGACCCCGAAGATATCGGCTCCGCGTCCCATGACAAAATCCTTCATTTCTTCTTTCGTAACGCACATACTCACAGCCCATCACCCCACGCAAATATTATCAAGAAAGTAAGAAGAAGCGCGCCTCATATCGAGACGCGCTTCAATTATAAGCTATAAACCGGCGGGCTGCGTTTCGTCCGCCCTGACTATATACACAGTATCCTCTCCGAACCAGTCGTAATAGTTCGCCTTCGGTTCGCGCATGCGGCGCAGCCGCTCTATGCTCGTCCCGATTATGTACATCGGCATCGCCGGTTCGATGAGGGCCTGTCCGTCGGCAGAGTAGCGTTCGCGCACCGCTTCGAGCTCTTCCTCGGTGTCGGCCGCGAGCACGAGCATCGTCCAGTTCTCCTGGTCCATCGAGTCGTCGTCGGCGTAGCCCGGCACGTAGACGCGGCGCTGGTTCAGCATGAACAGGTGCAGCTTTCCTATCGCGTCGTAAACGTCCTCCGGGCTCTTGTCGGAGGTGCGCAGGAAGAAGAATCTGTCCGCGTCCTTGATGTTGAATATATCCTCCGGCAGACGCTCCTGCGTGCGGTAAAGCTCGAAATCGTAGCGCCCGCGCAGGACGAGGTTGAAGTTCACCGTCCCTGTCTTAGCGCCGCTCTCCGCCAGCCATTCGTTCATGGCGGCGCGTCCCGGCGCTGGCTTTCCGCGGGCCGCCATGCCCCAGTCGGGGAAGCGTTTCAGGAAAGACTTTACAAGCCTGTGCTCCGACCATACGTAGCGTATTTTCCCGTTCTCGCGCGTCCACAGCTCTTCGCGTGAAAGCGCCGGCGCGTATGGCAGGTTCTCGTCTACCGTGTACTCCTTCACGCCCATCGGAAAAACGCCAGTGAACGCGCGGCAGTCCATCAGATGATAGAGCCGGTTGTTCCACAGCGCCTTCTCCGCGTTGAAGCTGCCTATCGGGGAAACGGGGATAAACGACTCCCGGGCCAGAGCGATGCGCCTCTTCTCCCCTTCGGCCGTCAGGACGTAGCCGCTGCCGGCTTCGGAGAGAAGCCCCTGCTCCTCAAGCTCGCGCATGGAAGCGGCGTCTCCGCCCGCGAGCGCGACGGTCTCTTCGTCCCAGCACGGAAATTTATCTTCGAAAAGCAGAAGCTCCTGCTCCATGATTATCTTTCCATCTCCTTAAGAACTTCGTGCGTTACTTAGACTGTTCCGCCTGCTCCTCTCTTATGAGGACCTTCCAGAAAGCCCAGCAGGAGCACAGCATTACGATGGAGAACGGCATGGCCGCCGCGAGCGATACGGTCTGCAGGTTCTGAAGTCCGCCCGTGAGAAGCAGCACCATCGCGAGAGCGCCCATGAGTATGCCCCAGACGAGCATCTTGCTCTTCGGCGGGTTCAGCGAGCCTTCCGTCGAGTACATCGAAAGGACGTAGGTGCCGGAGTTCGCCGATGTGACGAAGAAGGTCACGATGAGCACAAGCATCAGTATCGACATCGCGTAGCCGCCCATGTACTGACCGAGCATCTTGAAGACGCCGACGGAAATGTCGTTGAGGACCGCGGCCGAGATGCCTATTTTATCGACGAGTTCGAGCTTAAGCGCCGATGTGCCGAAGATGCCGAACCACGTGAGGCTTCCGAGCGCAGGGACGATAAGGACTCCGGCGATGAACTCGCGGATCGTGCGTCCGCGCGAAATACGCGCGATGAAGGAGCCGGAGAAGGGCGCCCAAGCGATCCACCAGGCCCAGTAGTAGAGCGTCCAGCTGCGGAGGTGGGCTTCATACGAGCCGCCGTAAGGCGCGGTCATGAAGGATTCCTTGACGAGTCCGCTCACGTAGTCGCCGAAGCTCATGAGCGTCGCGTTGAGTATCGTGAGTGTCGGGCCGACGCAGAAGAGCGCCGCCATAATGACGAAGCAGATGCGTATGTTCCAGTCGGCGACGAACTTGATGCCCTTGTCGATGCCGAGGACCGCGGAGCCGGTGTAGAGTACGACGAGGAAGGCGATGATGAGAAGCTGAACCATCGTCGTCTGCGAGACTCCGAAGAGCTCCATAAGCCCGCTGTTGAGCTGGAGCGTGCCGAGGCCGAGCGAGGTCGTAAGGCCGGCGAGCGTCGCGAATATCGCGAGGATGTCTACCGTTTTGCCGAACGCTCCGCGCACGCGCTCCTCACCGACGAGCGGGATGAATATCGTGCTTATGAGTCCCGGCGCGTTGTGGCGGAACTGGTAATAGGCGAGCGGAAGGGCTATGACGGAATAGCCGGCCCACGGATGAAGCCCCCAGTGGAAGACCGTCACCTGCATAGCGTCGCGCGCCGCCTGTATCGTGCCGGGCTCTGCGCCGAGCGGAGCGGAGGCGAAGTACGTGAGAGGTTCGGCGGCTCCGTAGAAGACGAGGCCGACGCCCATGCCGGCCGAGAAGAGCATCGCGACCCACGAGAGGTTGCTGTATTCGGGACGCGAATCTTCAGGGCCAAGCCTCTTTTTGCCGAAGCGGCTGCATCCGATGAAAAGGCAGAAGACGACGAAGACGTTCATCGTAAGCAGATAGCCCCAGCCGTAATATTTCGTGAGGAAGCCGTTCAGGC
The sequence above is drawn from the Cloacibacillus sp. An23 genome and encodes:
- a CDS encoding ATP-binding protein, producing the protein MKANHDGGDAVKLGGSAENRNFFKKFFYEQEFNPMALYKIEPGIDERGAEAVRYLDVNGAYEKVHNVRRKDVVGKTFMEVWPNVEDCWSDIIVRCVRENRAIHCESESVYTDKYLEAIAFPISENRAVTIFLDRTELKKSEEELKQKQKMLLEYQAKLRALAIQLTISEETTRREIATDLHDSIGHSLLSLLLDLRKLKEIYTGNGEAGRIIDNSIKSTEEMITQSRALIFELSPPILLEVGITPALEALADKLLVPHGIKWYVTTRGSIKDYSADDAVCVILYRLSREVLMNVIKHAKATSVHISVNRGPNKIQVVIEDDGVGIRPSIAAKRGKKSGLGLFSIRERLLHIGGDLRIISNESGTTVSMLAPLKLESGAKEEERGE
- a CDS encoding BCCT family transporter; protein product: MAEKNTAQKSNSVYYISIAITIAVVAWGLISPEGFGAFASGLNGFLTKYYGWGYLLTMNVFVVFCLFIGCSRFGKKRLGPEDSRPEYSNLSWVAMLFSAGMGVGLVFYGAAEPLTYFASAPLGAEPGTIQAARDAMQVTVFHWGLHPWAGYSVIALPLAYYQFRHNAPGLISTIFIPLVGEERVRGAFGKTVDILAIFATLAGLTTSLGLGTLQLNSGLMELFGVSQTTMVQLLIIAFLVVLYTGSAVLGIDKGIKFVADWNIRICFVIMAALFCVGPTLTILNATLMSFGDYVSGLVKESFMTAPYGGSYEAHLRSWTLYYWAWWIAWAPFSGSFIARISRGRTIREFIAGVLIVPALGSLTWFGIFGTSALKLELVDKIGISAAVLNDISVGVFKMLGQYMGGYAMSILMLVLIVTFFVTSANSGTYVLSMYSTEGSLNPPKSKMLVWGILMGALAMVLLLTGGLQNLQTVSLAAAMPFSIVMLCSCWAFWKVLIREEQAEQSK
- a CDS encoding 4Fe-4S double cluster binding domain-containing protein, giving the protein MKDFVMGRGADIFGVADMTDAAEFVRETYGEYYASFPRAVSFAIFFPKEVVNEQLAGPTRNYMTVYTALNREIDHISAAAAVRLQKAGYKAYPVAASDYRPAGDMSRLHWRVAEAGGASSFAKVSLDIIGAFGHRTAAVRAGLGWIGKSCSIVNGQVGPRLRLGTVLTDAPFEPDAPVENRCGGCTECAKACPVHALRGRTFDASEPLSERFDVKKCFDFWDDMDKVYGLGGTCGLCLAACPWGK